The proteins below come from a single Demetria terragena DSM 11295 genomic window:
- a CDS encoding substrate-binding domain-containing protein produces the protein MRFTPPRARRHVALLLVVGATVTGCTKVPTNGPLAESNGGGDGPIKVGLVTKTESNPFFVKLRDSARAQAKKQGGELIALSGKFDGDNDGQVAAIENLVQQGVKGILITPSNSGGVIGALKKAQEQGIVVIALDSETDPKDAVSATYATDNTAAGRVLGKYVKASMGKTSPQLVTMDLDPSSAVGKQRRSGFLAGMGLSAKSPAVIGAALTQGDQSKAQQQMENLLQRVGTKVNVVYNINEPAARGAYQALKDKGLTDKVTIGAIDGSCSGVKDVKSGKFAATVMQFPKTMAQQGVSAVIKYAKEGETPKGFVDTGAQLITDKPLPGMSSKDSAWGLKNCWG, from the coding sequence ATGAGGTTTACTCCCCCGCGAGCGCGACGTCATGTCGCGCTCCTCCTGGTCGTCGGTGCCACCGTCACCGGCTGTACGAAAGTCCCCACCAACGGACCGCTGGCTGAGAGCAATGGCGGTGGCGACGGGCCGATCAAGGTTGGCTTGGTGACGAAGACCGAGAGCAACCCCTTCTTCGTCAAGCTGCGCGACTCTGCTCGGGCTCAGGCTAAGAAGCAGGGCGGGGAGTTGATCGCGCTCTCGGGAAAGTTCGACGGCGACAACGATGGCCAGGTCGCTGCGATTGAGAATCTGGTGCAGCAGGGGGTCAAAGGAATCCTCATCACCCCGAGTAACTCCGGCGGAGTCATCGGTGCGCTGAAGAAGGCTCAGGAGCAAGGCATCGTCGTGATCGCTCTTGACTCCGAGACAGACCCTAAGGATGCGGTCAGCGCGACGTATGCGACCGACAACACGGCCGCGGGTCGCGTCCTTGGCAAGTACGTCAAAGCCAGCATGGGCAAGACCTCGCCCCAGTTGGTGACCATGGACCTTGACCCCAGCTCGGCGGTCGGCAAGCAGCGACGAAGTGGCTTCCTTGCCGGAATGGGATTATCGGCGAAATCACCGGCCGTCATCGGCGCGGCTCTGACCCAAGGTGACCAGAGCAAGGCGCAGCAGCAGATGGAGAACCTGCTGCAGCGGGTCGGCACCAAAGTCAATGTCGTCTACAACATCAACGAGCCAGCGGCGCGCGGCGCGTACCAGGCGCTGAAGGACAAGGGCTTGACCGACAAGGTCACGATCGGCGCCATCGACGGCAGTTGCTCTGGCGTGAAGGACGTGAAGTCGGGAAAGTTCGCCGCGACCGTGATGCAGTTCCCGAAGACGATGGCGCAGCAAGGAGTTTCGGCTGTCATCAAATATGCCAAAGAGGGCGAGACGCCCAAGGGCTTTGTTGACACCGGCGCTCAACTCATCACCGACAAGCCGCTCCCCGGTATGTCCTCCAAGGACTCCGCCTGGGGCCTGAAGAATTGCTGGGGCTGA
- a CDS encoding LacI family DNA-binding transcriptional regulator, with product MPTPRKRVRLRDVADHAGVSTSTVSHVINGTRFVAPETRTAVTAAMEVLEFQAPRTAGLSGGAGGGRTVGLVVTGASNPYNGELLQGVEQEAVRNGFAVMLCDSHDDPRREADGLTTLVKHAVDAIVLAPTADWQELALPILRKHQRPFVLVDRSSEVRCDQVSTENEAVSAALVEHLTDLGHRRVAMIAGIEGISTTRDRVSGFRAALTSAGVDHEAGQVVPGHSSVAGGRAAALQLLGSGNPPTALFSGNNAMTVGILLAINELRLSIPDGIAVVAFDDFEWADAMTPGLTAVAQPFFAMGAQAVQLLMRRLTDPMAPRRTIRLPAEVVHRTSCGCPRLDCPKDRW from the coding sequence ATGCCCACGCCCAGGAAGCGCGTCCGGCTCCGGGATGTTGCCGACCACGCCGGCGTGTCCACGAGCACGGTGTCGCACGTCATCAACGGGACGAGATTCGTTGCGCCAGAAACGCGTACGGCCGTCACCGCGGCCATGGAAGTCCTCGAATTCCAGGCGCCTCGAACCGCTGGGCTTTCCGGTGGCGCGGGCGGCGGGCGCACCGTCGGTCTCGTCGTCACGGGGGCCTCCAACCCCTACAACGGTGAACTTCTTCAGGGCGTCGAGCAGGAAGCCGTGCGCAACGGTTTCGCGGTTATGTTGTGCGATTCGCATGACGACCCGCGTCGAGAAGCGGACGGACTGACCACACTGGTCAAGCACGCCGTCGACGCCATCGTCCTGGCACCCACCGCAGACTGGCAGGAACTCGCGCTGCCGATCTTGCGTAAGCACCAACGACCCTTCGTCTTGGTCGACCGCTCCAGCGAGGTGCGCTGCGACCAGGTCAGCACCGAGAACGAGGCTGTCTCGGCTGCCTTAGTCGAGCACCTCACCGATCTCGGCCACCGCAGGGTGGCGATGATCGCCGGCATCGAGGGAATCTCGACCACGCGGGACCGCGTCAGTGGTTTTCGTGCCGCGTTGACTTCGGCGGGGGTCGACCACGAAGCGGGACAGGTCGTCCCGGGTCACAGCAGCGTGGCCGGCGGCCGGGCCGCAGCGCTTCAGCTGCTGGGTTCGGGCAATCCTCCAACGGCCCTCTTCAGCGGAAACAATGCGATGACCGTTGGCATCCTCTTGGCAATCAACGAGCTCAGGCTGAGCATCCCCGACGGCATCGCGGTCGTCGCGTTCGATGACTTCGAGTGGGCGGACGCCATGACGCCGGGCCTCACCGCCGTTGCGCAACCTTTCTTCGCGATGGGCGCCCAAGCGGTCCAACTCCTAATGCGCCGGCTCACCGACCCGATGGCTCCCCGCCGCACCATCCGCCTCCCCGCGGAGGTGGTTCACCGCACGTCCTGCGGGTGCCCCCGTCTCGACTGTCCGAAGGACCGCTGGTGA
- a CDS encoding nucleoside/nucleotide kinase family protein: protein MTDLDLAVRDLIHHHRPGERVILGIAGAPGSGKSTVAAQIVARAQAGGIRTVLVPMDGFHLAQEVLDARGLSDIKGAPVTFDAAGYVAMLQRLRERPSETVWAPTFDRALEQAVAGSIAAEPDVDLVVTEGNYLLLQEDPWSQIRNLLDISWFLDPPSEDVRRARLIARHVAFGSTPEHAQRRADGPDGGNAALVAQSRARAGLVINGR from the coding sequence GTGACCGACCTCGACCTCGCCGTGCGTGATCTCATCCACCACCACCGCCCCGGAGAACGCGTGATCCTCGGCATCGCCGGGGCACCCGGATCGGGCAAGTCCACTGTCGCGGCGCAGATCGTCGCGCGCGCCCAGGCTGGTGGGATCCGGACCGTCTTAGTGCCGATGGACGGCTTTCACCTCGCCCAGGAGGTCCTGGACGCCCGAGGCCTCTCCGACATCAAAGGCGCGCCAGTGACCTTCGATGCCGCGGGTTATGTCGCCATGCTCCAGCGCCTGCGCGAGCGCCCGTCAGAGACGGTCTGGGCTCCCACCTTCGACCGCGCACTCGAGCAGGCGGTCGCTGGGTCCATAGCCGCAGAACCCGACGTGGACCTGGTGGTGACTGAGGGCAATTACCTTCTGCTTCAAGAAGATCCGTGGTCACAAATCCGGAACTTGCTCGACATCTCGTGGTTCTTGGACCCTCCGTCTGAGGACGTACGCCGCGCACGGCTCATCGCCCGCCACGTCGCCTTCGGTAGCACACCCGAGCACGCACAGCGACGCGCGGATGGACCCGACGGCGGTAATGCGGCGCTGGTCGCGCAAAGCCGTGCCCGTGCGGGTTTGGTCATCAACGGCCGATAA
- a CDS encoding OmpA family protein: protein MRRTSQITAAVTALAGVMTLTACQDTGATSTAPTETSNASSAGVTTGSTTAGDVGPDGTDAGRREHLTQDGGYVLQGSTITFVYRNGMRHAVDLGQDIPEGDVSLPTSKGRLLINQSGATLTTARGVTTVNRQGVGAVADATGVVLVAADGSTTCGNSKGIQFVGSNGSKGALDTGGYFYAEKDGTQVSGGKSPAVNSLAGRFTVCNVGNTSSVDLYSDVLFRFDSAELTPAGRAVIESAARSMRTSVKGKPVNLVGHTDSKGSATYNETLGKRRADAVAAELSQDIPGIDLRVRSAGETEPVAANVTSDGQDNSDGRAKNRRVTISWTR, encoded by the coding sequence ATGCGCCGCACATCCCAGATCACTGCCGCCGTCACAGCCCTTGCCGGCGTGATGACGCTCACCGCCTGCCAAGACACTGGCGCAACGTCCACGGCTCCTACGGAGACCTCCAACGCTTCCTCTGCTGGCGTCACGACCGGATCAACCACGGCAGGCGATGTCGGACCGGACGGTACCGATGCCGGACGACGCGAGCACCTGACCCAAGACGGTGGATATGTCCTTCAGGGCTCGACCATCACCTTCGTGTATCGCAACGGTATGCGCCACGCGGTCGATCTCGGCCAGGACATTCCCGAGGGCGACGTGAGCCTGCCGACGAGCAAAGGCAGGCTCCTGATCAACCAGAGCGGTGCCACCCTGACCACGGCGCGCGGAGTCACGACGGTCAATCGCCAAGGCGTGGGAGCCGTTGCCGACGCGACGGGCGTCGTGCTCGTCGCGGCTGACGGCAGCACTACGTGCGGCAACAGCAAGGGAATCCAGTTCGTCGGCTCGAACGGCAGTAAGGGTGCACTCGACACAGGGGGCTATTTCTATGCCGAGAAAGACGGAACCCAGGTCTCCGGCGGCAAGAGCCCTGCGGTCAACTCACTCGCGGGGCGATTTACCGTCTGCAATGTCGGCAACACCTCGAGTGTCGACCTCTACTCCGACGTCCTGTTCCGCTTCGACAGCGCCGAGCTCACCCCGGCGGGGCGGGCCGTCATCGAGAGCGCAGCCCGCAGCATGCGTACGAGCGTCAAGGGCAAACCGGTCAATCTCGTGGGACACACGGACAGCAAGGGGAGCGCGACGTACAACGAGACACTTGGCAAGCGTCGCGCCGACGCGGTCGCCGCTGAACTCAGTCAGGACATTCCGGGCATCGATCTGCGGGTACGCAGTGCTGGCGAGACGGAGCCGGTGGCCGCCAACGTCACGTCCGACGGCCAAGACAACTCCGACGGACGAGCCAAGAATCGCCGCGTCACGATCTCCTGGACGAGGTGA
- a CDS encoding Bug family tripartite tricarboxylate transporter substrate binding protein, giving the protein MTSRLTRRRLLAAGPALAMAPAVAGCARGAGGASSELRMMVPNSPGSGYDQTGRAVAMQLEDSGATGRVEVFNVIGAGGAVGLSRLLNERGNGNLIMTMGLGLIGATYAQKSAARVADATPIARLLSEPEGIVVQADSPFRRLPQLLAAWRSDPRALVVSGGSFPGGPDHVFAMELARAVGISPSSVSFRTYDGGGRLLSALLGGRIDFATSGMAEFQAQVDNGQLRFLATSGARREPTLPAIPTLREEGVDLTFTNWRGLLAPPGIGATRRREMVHIVRQMRDSTAWKRAMESRSWSDSWLAGDEFAGYLRSQDRRMWRVMDGLDLP; this is encoded by the coding sequence ATGACCAGTCGACTGACCCGACGCCGCCTTCTGGCCGCCGGACCAGCCCTGGCCATGGCACCTGCCGTTGCCGGGTGCGCACGCGGGGCGGGCGGGGCGTCCTCCGAGCTTCGGATGATGGTCCCGAATAGCCCCGGCAGCGGATATGACCAGACCGGCCGTGCGGTGGCAATGCAGCTCGAGGACAGCGGGGCCACCGGGCGGGTTGAGGTGTTCAACGTCATCGGAGCCGGGGGCGCGGTCGGACTGTCCCGATTGCTCAACGAGCGGGGTAACGGCAACCTGATCATGACGATGGGGTTGGGCTTGATCGGAGCGACCTATGCGCAGAAGAGTGCTGCCCGAGTCGCCGATGCGACGCCAATCGCTCGGCTATTAAGTGAGCCGGAAGGCATTGTGGTCCAGGCGGATTCGCCCTTTCGACGGCTGCCCCAACTGCTGGCTGCATGGCGATCTGACCCGCGCGCGCTGGTCGTGAGCGGTGGTTCGTTCCCCGGCGGGCCCGACCATGTCTTCGCGATGGAATTGGCCCGCGCGGTCGGGATCAGCCCGAGCTCGGTGTCATTCCGGACCTATGACGGGGGCGGGCGACTGCTATCTGCCCTCCTGGGTGGCCGGATCGACTTCGCCACGAGTGGCATGGCCGAGTTCCAGGCGCAGGTAGACAACGGGCAGCTGCGATTTCTTGCGACCTCGGGAGCGCGGCGTGAACCCACCCTTCCCGCCATTCCGACGCTGCGGGAGGAAGGTGTCGACCTGACCTTCACCAACTGGCGCGGTCTGCTCGCCCCACCGGGGATCGGTGCCACCCGACGGCGCGAGATGGTGCATATCGTGCGCCAGATGCGGGATTCGACGGCCTGGAAACGGGCCATGGAGTCGCGCTCATGGAGCGATTCATGGTTGGCGGGCGATGAGTTCGCGGGCTATTTGCGGTCGCAAGACCGACGGATGTGGCGAGTGATGGATGGCCTCGACCTGCCCTGA